The Anopheles coluzzii chromosome 2, AcolN3, whole genome shotgun sequence genome window below encodes:
- the LOC120950803 gene encoding uncharacterized protein LOC120950803, which produces MRWFSVNSVYETVQPFMFLLGCVGLAPFGYRLGMKPVNRYLEFCYVLVYGGMYTYALYSFLFVANVTDFHLSLIIGTIECINLSCQYLTMVFAIVFAWIVKHRISFILQTLHECDVQLSKFSSPIDHRRLHLKVSMLAVGIVTSYMLLLAIHLPLILELVPHIEPSLKEILPSAMFGLCFLLQICQFLLFLLVLHDRYCAINQAFRMYFPTSPSAVGNPSEFAICSEKEQINVLKQIKILHDKLNDVVELVNYCFSVQITFCVGLCFVIGVVCSFGLFRAFIYRNELFYMGVLNFIWYMYYLFFVLFFIAVGSKITREGKRIGILVHKAINCSSSSAVINELNLFSQQLLHRSPVITCGLFVYDWTLWYTMIGATATYLIILIQFDVSFPNLVNVNATAVYRGST; this is translated from the exons ATGCGTTGGTTTTCGGTGAACAGTGTATACGAAACGGTGCAACCGTTTATGTTCCTGCTTGGGTGTGTAGGATTGGCACCTTTCGGGTACAGGTTAGGAATGAAACCGGTGAATCGTTACCTGGAGTTCTGCTATGTGCTAGTGTATGGTGGAATGTATACCTACGCCCTGTACTCGTTCCTGTTCGTAGCTAATGTGACCGATTTTCACCTATCGCTGATCATTGGTACCATAGAGTGCATCAATCTTAGCTGTCAGTATCTAACGATGGTATTTGCCATTGTGTTTGCGTGGATTGTAAAACACCGAatatcttttattttacaaaccCTGCATGAATGTGATGTACAGTTGAGCAAATTTAGTTCACCGATCGACCATCGAAGACTCCATCTGAAAGTGTCAATGCTGGCGGTTGGTATAGTGACATCGTACATGTTACTACTCGCTATACACCTGCCATTGATTTTGGAGCTTGTACCTcacatcgaaccatcgctgaAGGAAATTCTCCCTTCTGCCATGTtcgggttgtgttttttgttacaaatttGTCAATTTCTCTTATTTTTGCTGGTACTGCACGATCGATATTGCGCCATCAATCAAGCATTCAG AATGTACTTTCCAACGAGTCCGTCGGCCGTGGGAAATCCGAGCGAGTTTGCAATATGCAGCGAAAAGGAACAGATTAATGTGCTGAAGCAAATCAAGATCCTTCACGACAAACTGAACGACGTGGTCGAGCTCGTTAATTATTGCTTTTCAGTGCAG ATCACATTTTGCGTTGGATTGTGCTTCGTCATCGGAGTCGTCTGTTCGTTCGGACTGTTCCGGGCGTTCATCTATCGTAACGAGCTGTTCTACATGGGAGTGCTGAACTTCATCTGGTACATGTACTATCTTTTCTTTGTCCTGTTTTTCATTGCCGTCGGTAGCAAAATAACACGCGAG GGCAAACGGATCGGTATCCTAGTACATAAAGCCATCAACTGTTCGTCCTCCTCGGCAGTGATAAATGAG TTGAACCTATTTTCACAGCAGCTGCTACATCGAAGCCCGGTCATAACGTGCgggctgtttgtttacgattGGACACTCTGGTACACG ATGATTGGCGCCACAGCAACGTACCTCATCATCTTAATTCAATTCGATGTCTCGTTTCCGAACTTGGTCAATGTCAACGCCACGGCAGTGTACCGAGGCAGCACCTAA
- the LOC120950808 gene encoding uncharacterized protein LOC120950808, with product MLTSNEDALKAFECFTLVVKCLGLYPPVTCSRKRTLLGYKLCNLLAIAFSATFYGFLLLFHSLDLETIKLGSGSLITSRMHDVYFVSRYLTVLAVLLHSYINQNSVDQLFGSLNEVSSALVTLNTNHASEGSIGYFGTQRFARHLRWLMLVYPLMFVSMTGFVERWLPRFGVQVHAFNLVRFLYFYSYVHLWAQAILTLFLVLSRYIALNNLFR from the coding sequence ATGTTGACTTCTAACGAGGACGCACTAAAGGCCTTCGAGTGCTTTACTTTGGTGGTAAAGTGTCTTGGATTGTATCCACCGGTGACATGTAGTAGGAAACGAACATTACTGGGCTACAAGTTGTGTAATTTGTTGGCCATAGCGTTCTCGGCCACTTTCTACGGATTTCTGCTACTGTTTCATTCTCTCGATTTGGAAACGATCAAGCTCGGTTCGGGATCACTCATAACGTCACGAATGCACGATGTTTACTTCGTGTCGCGCTACTTGACGGTGCTGGCCGTTCTATTGCATTCTTACATCAACCAGAATAGTGTGGATCAATTGTTCGGCTCTCTTAACGAAGTGTCAAGTGCATTAGTAACTCTCAACACAAATCATGCTTCCGAGGGCTCGATTGGTTACTTTGGAACGCAAAGGTTTGCACGGCATCTGCGCTGGCTCATGCTGGTGTATCCACTCATGTTTGTGTCAATGACGGGCTTCGTAGAACGCTGGTTACCGCGTTTTGGAGTACAGGTGCATGCGTTCAATCTAGTCCGGTTTCTGTACTTTTACTCGTACGTTCATCTCTGGGCTCAGGCGATTTTGACACTGTTTTTGGTACTATCACGATATATTGCCCTAAACAATTTGTTCAGGTAA